One segment of Salvia splendens isolate huo1 chromosome 20, SspV2, whole genome shotgun sequence DNA contains the following:
- the LOC121783046 gene encoding amino acid transporter AVT1C-like: MKNSASEQSFYIESEGEEDENYKYGDGDGDGSDSEHSNYSNDDDDNDNANHESKTAWPQSYRQTMDLYGTVPSPSLTFLGPPSLSQLGSSFLSSSLVRRHTPDRLPSFVRPLLPQLEAEKSKQPRGSYYGPPALSRKSSLRKAVLDKRASIAQEPPVSYQSTYGQAVLNGMNVLCGVGILSTPYAIREGGWLGLCILVLFACLSYYTGILLRHCLDSQPDLETYPDIGQAAFGITGRIIISIILYVELYACCVEYIILEGDNLSSLFPNAHLNFGGFELDSHHIFALATTLAVLPTVWLRDLSILSYLSAGGVLASTLVVVCLFWVGTVDGVNVHAPGTAINLSSLPVAIGLYGYCYSGHAVFPNIYSSMQKPSEYPAVLLTSFGLCTLMYAGAAIMGYYMFGDGTKSQFTLNMPNNLVASKLAVWTTVVNPFTKYALTMAPVAMSLEELIPSTNAQSHMYSLIIRTLLVISTLLVGLSIPFFGLVSALIGSFLTMLVTLILPCACYLSILRGKLSLLQRAMCVSVIGIGVVASAIGSYSALSKIIDRLR; encoded by the exons ATGAAGAATTCCGCATCTGAGCAGAGTTTCTACATCGAAAGTGAGGGAGAAGAAGATGAGAATTACAAATATggagatggtgatggtgatgggaGTGATTCCGAACATTCGAATTACTCCAACGACGACGACGACAATGACAATGCCAATCACGAGAGCAAGACGGCCTGGCCTCAAAGTTACAG GCAAACCATGGACTTATACGGTACTGTTCCATCTCCGAGTCTCACTTTCTTGGGGCCACCATCGCTATCACAGCTGGGGAGCTCGTTCTTGTCATCGTCCCTCGTGAGGAGGCACACTCCCGACAGGCTACCTTCATTTGTCAGGCCACTTCTGCCACAGTTAGAGGCTGAGAAATCCAAACAACCGCGTGGTTCTTACTATGGGCCACCTGCGCTCTCGAGGAAATCCAGTTTGAGAAAAGCAGTTCTTGATAAGAGAGCTTCAATCGCACAGGAGCCTCCAGTTTCTTATCAGAGTACATATGGACAGGCTGTGCTGAATG GTATGAACGTGCTATGTGGAGTTGGAATACTTTCCACGCCTTATGCTATCAGAGAAGGAGGCTGGCTCGGGCTTTGTATATTAGTTCTTTTTGCGTGTCTCTCTTACTATACTGGAATTCTCTTGCGCCACTGCTTGGACAGCCAGCCTGATCTTGAAACGTACCCGGACATTGGCCAGGCTGCCTTTGGCATTACAGGACGAATTATCATATCC ATTATTTTATACGTGGAGTTATAT GCTTGTTGTGTTGAGTATATAATTTTGGAGGGTGATAACTTATCATCTTTATTTCCAAATGCGCATTTGAACTTTGGAGGCTTTGAGTTGGACTCACATCATATTTTTGCGTTAGCTACCACCCTGGCCGTTCTTCCTACTGTTTGGTTACGAGACCTGAGTATTCTGAGCTACCTCTCTG CTGGAGGTGTCCTCGCATCAACCTTGGTCGTCGTTTGCCTGTTTTGGGTTGGCACAGTGGATGGAGTCAACGTCCATGCTCCAGGGACAGCTATCAACCTTTCCAGTCTTCCTGTTGCTATAGGTCTATACGGTTATTGCTACTCTGGGCATGCCGTTTTCCCCAATATATACTCATCGATGCAAAAGCCCAGCGAATACCCTGCAGTCCTCCTAACGAG CTTTGGTCTTTGCACGTTGATGTACGCTGGAGCTGCTATAATGGGATATTATATGTTCGGAGATGGAACAAAATCGCAGTTCACCCTCAACATGCCTAACAATTTAGTTGCATCTAAACTTGCTGTTTGGACTACA gTTGTCAATCCATTTACAAA GTATGCACTAACCATGGCTCCGGTAGCAATGAGTCTCGAAGAATTGATACCATCCACAAATGCCCAATCCCACATGTATTCGCTCATCATAAGGACATTATTGGTGATATCCACCCTGCTGGTTGGCCTTAGCATCCCATTCTTTG GTCTGGTGAGTGCATTGATAGGATCCTTTCTCACGATGCTAGTT ACGTTGATTCTTCCGTGTGCTTGCTATTTGAGCATCCTAAGAGGCAAACTGAGCTTACTCCAG AGGGCGATGTGTGTGTCGGTGATTGGAATTGGCGTTGTGGCGTCTGCGATTGGAAGCTATTCAGCTCTGTCTAAAATCATCGACAGGCTCAGATGA
- the LOC121783047 gene encoding OVARIAN TUMOR DOMAIN-containing deubiquitinating enzyme 9-like: MTMLRRPSYAAILANGPSAYNAKIPTKGASTYDAEIPANDASVYDYHVPKINEEVASSDDVSSDHERLLNRLELYELVEHKIMGDGNCQFRSLSDQIYGTSDYHGLVREEIVHQLKSQPEFYANFVPMAYGDYLKKMSRNGEWGDNVTLQAAADCYGVKIFVVTSYKVTCYIEILPKVVKSDTTILLSFRAEVHYNSIYPCQDGKNKKKSWCM; this comes from the exons ATGACAATGCTTCGCCGCCCTTCTTACGCTGCAATACTAGCGAACGGCCCTTCCGCCTACAACGCCAAGATACCGACGAAAGGTGCTTCTACCTATGATGCCGAGATACCGGCTAATGATGCTTCCGTCTATGACTAC CACGTTCCTAAAATCAATGAAGAAGTTGCTTCATCAGACGATGTTTCATCGGATCATGAAAGACTTCTCAATAG GTTGGAGCTATATGAGCTAGTCGAACACAAGATTATGGGAGACGGTAACTGTCAG TTCCGCTCGCTGTCTGATCAGATATACGGGACATCAGACTACCACGGCCTTGTAAGAGAAGAAATAGTCCATCAGCTGAAGTCGCAGCCCGAATTTTATGCCAATTTTGTCCCCATGGCTTATGGAGACTACTTGAAGAAAATGAGCAGAAATGGGGAATGGGGAGATAATGTTACGTTGCAGGCCGCTGCTGATTGC TATGGCGTAAAGATCTTTGTGGTTACTTCATACAAAGTTACATGCTACATTGAGATTCTTCCAAAAGTTGTGAAATCAGACACAA CTATCTTGCTGAGTTTTCGGGCTGAAGTGCACTACAATTCGATTTATCCTTGCCAAGATGGCAAGAACAAGAAGAAGTCGTGGTGTATGTGA
- the LOC121780559 gene encoding ATPase GET3B-like, with product MASSPSSFSASITDLKPMTIMGNNYRCLFSLQQDFSPFLKSKSNFSSSFSSLSVARKLHKKTFQVNSVSVPTESVAGFDEMVSGTQRKYYMLGGKGGVGKTSCAASLAVKFANNGHPTLVVSTDPAHSLSDSFAQDLTGGRMVPVEGPISPLFALEINPEQAREEFRSASKSNGGSGVKDFMDGMGLGLIADQLGELKLGELLDTPPPGLDEAIAISKVIQFVESQEYNMFTRIIFDTAPTGHTLRLLSLPDFLDASIGKILKLRQKISSATSAIKSVFGQEENQEDSAEKLEKLRERMIKVRELFRDTNSTEFVIVTIPTVMAINESSRLTASLKKESVPVKRLVVNQVLPPSASDCKFCAMKRKDQTRALSMIESDPELSSLTTIQAPLVDVEIRGVPALQFLGDMVWK from the exons ATGGCGTCCTCTCCTTCTTCTTTCTCAGCCAGTATCACTGATTTAAAACCCATGACGATTATGGGCAATAATTATCGCTGCCTTTTCTCACTTCAACAGGATTTCTCCCCTTTCTTGAAATCCAAGTCAAATTTTAGCTCCAGTTTTTCGTCTCTTTCAGTCGCTCGGAAATTGCACAAAAAAACATTCCAAG TGAATTCAGTCAGTGTTCCAACAGAATCAGTAGCTGGCTTCGATGAAATGGTTTCGGGAACACAACGCAAGTATTACATGCTCGGTGGGAAGGGGGGAGTCGGAAAGACTAGCTGTGCTGCATCACTTGCTGTTAAGTTTGCAAATAATGGCCATCCAACACTAGTGGTTTCAACTGATCCTGCTCATTCTTTGAGTGACTCTTTTGCTCAG GATTTAACCGGGGGGAGAATGGTACCCGTTGAAGGTCCCATTTCTCCATTGTTTGCCCTTGAG ATAAACCCCGAACAAGCAAGGGAAGAGTTTCGAAGTGCCAGCAAGAGCAATGGTGGGAGTGGTGTCAAAGATTTCATGGATGGAATGGGGCTGGGGTTAATCGCGGACCAG CTTGGggaattaaagcttggagagcTCCTGGATACACCTCCTCCGGGCCTTGATGAAGCTATTGCAATTTCAAAG GTTATTCAATTTGTTGAATCACAAGAATACAACATGTTCACACGGATAATATTCGATACTGCCCCGACT GGCCATACTCTGCGACTTTTGTCATTGCCGGACTTCTTAGATGCATCAATTGGGAAGATATTGAAG TTAAGACAGAAGATTTCTTCGGCTACTTCAGCCATAAAATCTGTGTTTGGGCAAGAAGAAAATCAGGAAGATAGT GCCGAAAAGTTAGAGAAACTAAGGGAACGAATGATCAAAGTGAGAGAGCTCTTCCGTGACACAAACTCTACAGAGTTTGTAATAGTAACTATTCCTACG GTGATGGCAATCAACGAATCATCAAGATTAACTGCATCGTTAAAGAAAGAAAGCGTTCCTGTCAAGAGACTAGTCGTTAACCAAGTTCTTCCTCCTTCTGCCTCTGACTGCAAGTTCTGTGCAATGAAGAGGAAG GATCAAACGCGTGCTCTCAGCATGATCGAGAGTGATCCAGAGCTCTCAAGCCTGACGACGATCCAAGCACCTCTCGTTGACGTGGAAATCAGAGGTGTACCCGCGCTTCAGTTCTTAGGTGACATGGTTTGGAAATAA
- the LOC121780677 gene encoding lysM domain receptor-like kinase 3, whose translation MCKSKKKMTKQVIQPTPKSPSSSSPKSKKSTQNSSSFSTASGNYTLPSTASTSSFYKDSRRSSASSLSSLRDTLLSDQTHLYDFNEIRAATHNFLLKPHSSSSSSTAWLCSVRDQLALIVQRRFRRQLDTAQLVDRLSVICKSHHSSLIKLKGASISGSYTYLVYDYVSGASLSDCLRNPKNPNFTVLSNWASRIRIASDIAHGLDYVHNSTGLGFEFVHNHIKSSSIIVIEPDLNAKICHFGTSELCGEITNVVSKEMSRLRSKIDKFEGTRGYMAPEFQRSGIATQKCDVYAFGVVILELVSGMEALTYRVDEESGSYVRISVVDAAREALEGGVRQWVDKRLKDSYPVEVVEKLMRLALDCAADDPDSRPDMGKVVVRVSQMFLESQKWAEKVGVITDFSVSFAPR comes from the coding sequence ATGTGCAAATCCAAGAAAAAAATGACCAAACAAGTGATCCAACCCACCCCCAAATCGCCATCTTCATCATCACCTAAATCCAAAAAATCCACCCAAaattcctcctccttctccaccgCCTCCGGCAATTACACCCTCCCCAGCACCGCCTCCACCTCCAGCTTCTACAAAGACTCCCGCCGCTCCTCCGCCTCTTCCCTCTCCAGCCTCCGCGACACGCTTCTCTCCGACCAGACCCACCTCTACGATTTCAATGAAATCCGCGCCGCCACCCACAATTTCCTCCTCAAGCCGCACTCCtcgtcctcctcctccaccgcgTGGCTCTGCAGCGTCCGCGATCAGCTGGCGCTAATCGTGCAGCGGCGGTTCCGCCGCCAATTGGACACGGCGCAGCTCGTCGATCGCCTCTCTGTAATCTGCAAGAGCCATCACTCTAGTTTGATTAAGCTGAAAGGTGCTTCAATTTCCGGTAGCTATACGTATTTGGTCTATGATTATGTTTCCGGTGCTAGTCTCTCTGATTGTTTGAGAAAtcctaaaaaccctaattttacgGTTTTATCGAATTGGGCGTCACGAATTCGGATCGCCTCTGATATCGCGCACGGCTTAGATTACGTTCATAATTCGACTGGATTAGGATTTGAGTTTGTGCACAATCATATAAAGAGTAGTAGCATCATTGTGATTGAGCCGGATTTGAATGCCAAGATTTGCCATTTCGGTACATCCGAGCTCTGTGGTGAGATCACGAATGTGGTGTCTAAAGAGATGAGCAGATTGCGTAGTAAGATTGATAAATTTGAAGGGACTCGTGGGTACATGGCCCCGGAGTTTCAAAGAAGTGGGATTGCCACACAGAAGTGCGATGTTTACGCATTTGGGGTTGTGATTCTTGAGCTTGTATCGGGGATGGAGGCGTTGACGTACAGAGTTGATGAGGAGAGTGGGAGTTATGTGAGGATATCGGTTGTGGATGCAGCCAGGGAGGCACTGGAGGGTGGGGTGAGGCAGTGGGTTGACAAAAGGCTGAAGGACTCTTATCcggtggaggtggtggagaAGCTGATGCGGTTGGCATTGGATTGTGCTGCAGATGATCCTGATAGCAGGCCGGATATGGGGAAGGTGGTGGTTCGGGTTTCACAGATGTTCTTGGAATCACAGAAGTGGGCGGAGAAGGTGGGTGTGATAACTGACTTTAGCGTCTCCTTTGCTCCACGGTGA